One stretch of Thermodesulfobacteriota bacterium DNA includes these proteins:
- a CDS encoding glycosyltransferase family 9 protein, whose translation MAKILIIKLGYSETLDPEIGVVSSLGDVLRTTVVLYPFRDDHVTWLVDAAARPLLEGNPYIDRLLPYDLTSVLQLQRERYDTVINLEKVPGICALADSVSAWRRHGFRFDEARGEAQPYDGCENVFSISRDPALKKSHAASWQETLLQVVGARWDGQEYILGYRPKTEETWDVGLNWAVGSKWPNKAWPRARWEELEGLLDGRYTHSPQRGMSDLCEYMDWIHSCRLLVTNDSLGLHIALALRKKVVVLYGPTNPNETYFYGRAEVVYPEVDLACIPCLAAHCTQDQTCLASISAQTVAARIDKLLRPPPTTGETDER comes from the coding sequence ATGGCCAAAATCCTCATCATCAAGCTCGGCTACTCCGAGACCCTGGACCCCGAAATCGGCGTCGTCTCGAGCCTCGGCGACGTGCTGCGCACCACCGTGGTCCTCTACCCCTTCCGGGACGACCACGTCACGTGGCTCGTGGACGCGGCCGCCCGGCCGCTGCTCGAGGGCAATCCGTACATCGATCGCCTCCTGCCGTATGATCTGACGTCGGTACTCCAACTCCAGCGGGAACGCTACGACACGGTGATCAACCTCGAGAAGGTGCCGGGGATCTGCGCGCTGGCCGACTCGGTCTCGGCATGGCGCCGGCACGGCTTCCGCTTCGACGAGGCGCGGGGGGAGGCCCAGCCTTACGACGGGTGCGAGAACGTCTTCTCCATCAGCCGCGACCCGGCGCTCAAGAAGTCCCACGCCGCCTCCTGGCAAGAGACCCTGCTCCAGGTCGTCGGCGCCCGGTGGGACGGGCAGGAGTACATCCTCGGCTACCGGCCCAAGACCGAGGAGACCTGGGACGTGGGCCTGAACTGGGCGGTAGGCTCCAAGTGGCCCAACAAGGCGTGGCCCAGGGCGCGCTGGGAAGAGCTGGAGGGCCTGCTGGACGGCCGCTACACCCACTCGCCCCAGCGGGGGATGAGCGACCTGTGCGAGTACATGGACTGGATCCACTCCTGTCGGCTCCTGGTCACCAACGACAGTCTGGGGCTGCACATCGCGCTGGCGTTGCGGAAGAAGGTGGTCGTCCTCTACGGCCCGACCAACCCCAACGAGACGTATTTCTACGGTCGGGCCGAAGTCGTGTACCCGGAAGTCGACCTCGCGTGTATACCGTGCCTTGCTGCCCACTGCACCCAGGACCAGACGTGCCTGGCGTCGATCTCGGCCCAGACCGTGGCGGCACGGATCGACAAACTGCTTCGGCCCCCCCCAACGACGGGGGAGACGGATGAGCGCTGA